From a region of the Micropterus dolomieu isolate WLL.071019.BEF.003 ecotype Adirondacks linkage group LG21, ASM2129224v1, whole genome shotgun sequence genome:
- the LOC123959814 gene encoding transitional endoplasmic reticulum ATPase yields MASGGESKNDDLATAILKQKNRPNRLIVDESINEDNSVVSLSQTKMDELQLFRGDTVLMKGKKRRETVCIVLSDDTCSDEKVRMNRVVRNNLRVRLGDVISIQPCPDVKYGKRIHVLPIDDTVEGITGNLFEVYLKPYFLEAYRPIRKGDIFLVRGGMRAVEFKVVETDPSPYCIVAPDTVIHCEGEPIRREDEEESLNEVGYDDIGGVRKQLAQIKEMVELPLRHPALFKAIGVKPPRGILLYGPPGTGKTLIARAVANETGAFFFLINGPEIMSKLAGESESNLRKAFEEAEKNAPAIIFIDELDAIAPKREKTHGEVERRIVSQLLTLMDGLKQRAHVIVMAATNRPNSIDPALRRFGRFDREVDIGIPDATGRLEILQIHTKNMKLADDVDLEQVANETHGHVGADLAALCSEAALQAIRKKMDLIDLEDETIDAEVMNSLAVTMDDFKWALSQSNPSALRETVVEVPNITWEDIGGLDDVKRELQELVQYPVEHPDKFLKFGMTPSKGVLFYGPPGCGKTLLAKAIANECQANFISIKGPELLTMWFGESEANVREIFDKARQAAPCVLFFDELDSIAKARGGNVGDGGGAADRVINQILTEMDGMSSKKNVFIIGATNRPDIIDPAILRPGRLDQLIYIPLPDEKSRMSILKANLRKSPISKDVDLDYLAKMTNGFSGADLTEICQRACKLAIRESIENEIRRERERQTNPSAMEVEEDDPVPEIRKDHFEEAMRFARRSVSDNDIRKYEMFAQTLQQSRGFGSFRFPSSAAGGSGPSHGSGGTGSGPVFNEDNDDDLYG; encoded by the exons ATCCAAAAATGATGATCTAGCCACTGCAATTCTGAAACAGAAGAACAGACCCAACAGACTGATTGTTGATGAATCCATCAATGAAGACAACAGCGTGGTCTCCCTCTCTCAG ACCAAGATGGACGAGCTGCAGCTCTTCCGTGGAGACACAGTACTGATGAAGGGAAAGAAGAGGCGGGAGACTGTGTGCATCGTGCTGTCTGACGACACCTGTTCCGATGAAAAGGTTCGCATGAACAGGGTGGTCCGCAACAATCTGAGGGTCCGCCTGGGTGATGTCATCAG CATTCAGCCATGTCCTGATGTGAAGTATGGAAAGAGGATCCACGTCCTCCCAATAGATGACACAGTAGAGGGAATTACTGGCAACCTGTTTGAGGTCTATCTAAAGCCATACTTTCTTGAGGCTTACAGGCCAATCCGCAAAG GTGATATTTTCCTCGTCAGAGGAGGCATGCGTGCTGTGGAGTTCAAGGTGGTAGAGACTGATCCCTCTCCCTACTGCATCGTTGCTCCTGATACAGTCATCCACTGTGAGGGAGAGCCAATCAGGAGAGAG GATGAGGAAGAGTCCCTGAACGAGGTGGGCTATGATGACATTGGAGGAGTGAGGAAGCAGTTAGCTCAGATCAAGGAGATGGTGGAGCTGCCTCTTAGACACCCTGCACTGTTCAAGGCCATAGGAGTCAAG CCTCCACGTGGAATCTTGCTGTATGGACCTCCTGGAACCGGAAAGACCTTGATTGCTAGAGCCGTAGCCAATGAAACTGGAGCTTTCTTCTTCCTGATTAATG GTCCTGAGATAATGAGTAAGCTGGCAGGAGAGAGCGAAAGTAACCTGAGAAAGGCCTTCGAGGAAGCAGAGAAGAACGCTCCTGCCATCATCTTTATCGACGAGCTTGATGCAATCGCTCCTAAGAGAGAGAAG acCCATGGTGAGGTGGAGAGGCGCATTGTTTCTCAGCTGCTGACTCTTATGGATGGCCTGAAACAGAGAGCTCATGTCATTGTCATGGCTGCCACCAACAGACCCAACAGCATTGACCCAGCTCTCAGGAGATTTG GGCGTTTTGATAGGGAAGTTGACATCGGCATCCCTGACGCCACCGGCAGATTGGAGATTCTTCAGATTCACACCAAAAACATGAAGCTGGCTGACGATGTTGACTTGGAACAG GTGGCCAATGAGACCCATGGACATGTGGGTGCCGATCTGGCTGCGCTCTGCTCTGAAGCTGCCCTGCAGGCCATCAGGAAGAAGATGGACCTGATTGACCTAGAGGATGAGACCATTGACGCTGAAGTCATGAACTCACTTGCTGTCACTATGGATGACTTCAAG TGGGCCCTGAGCCAGAGCAACCCATCTGCACTGAGAGAGACGGTGGTTGAGGTTCCCAACATCACCTGGGAGGACATTGGCGGTCTGGATGATGTCAAGAGGGAGCTACAGGAGTTGGTGCAG TACCCAGTGGAACACCCAGACAAGTTCCTGAAGTTCGGCATGACCCCATCCAAGGGTGTGCTGTTCTACGGCCCCCCTGGTTGTGGTAAGACTCTGCTGGCCAAAGCCATCGCCAATGAGTGCCAGGCAAATTTCATCTCTATCAAAGGACCTGAGCTGCTCACCATGTGGTTTGGAGAGTCTGAGGCCAATGTCAGAGAGATCTTTGACAAG GCTCGTCAAGCTGCCCCATGCGTTCTCTTCTTTGACGAGCTGGACTCCATAGCCAAGGCCCGTGGCGGCAATGTGGGAGACGGTGGTGGAGCAGCCGACCGTGTCATCAACCAGATCCTGACAGAGATGGATGGAATGTCCAGCAAGAAGAACGTCTTCATCATCGGCGCCACAAACAGACCAGACATTATCGACCCTGCCATCCTGAGACCTGGCCGTCTGGATCAGCTCATCTATATCCCCCTCCCCGACGAGAAGAGCAGGATGAGCATCCTGAAAGCCAACCTCCGCAAGAGCCCCATCAGCAAG GATGTGGACTTGGACTACCTGGCAAAGATGACCAATGGCTTCTCTGGAGCGGATCTTACAGAGATCTGCCAACGGGCGTGTAAGCTGGCCATCCGAGAGAGCATCGAGAATGAGATccgcagagagagggagaggcagacCAACCCGTCAGCTATG GAGGTGGAAGAGGATGATCCTGTGCCAGAGATCAGGAAGGACCACTTTGAAGAGGCAATGCGATTTGCTCGCCGCTCCGTCAGTGACAATGACATTCGCAAATATGAGATGTTTGCTCAGACACTGCAGCAGAGCCGTGGCTTTGGCAGCTTCAG GTTTCCCTCTAGTGCTGCAGGTGGCAGTGGTCCAAGCCATGGCTCAGGAGGAACTGGCAGTGGTCCGGTGTTCAATGAAGATAACGACGACGACCTTTATGGATAA
- the akr1a1a gene encoding LOW QUALITY PROTEIN: aldo-keto reductase family 1 member A1-A (The sequence of the model RefSeq protein was modified relative to this genomic sequence to represent the inferred CDS: inserted 1 base in 1 codon), protein MSTFVSLSTGQRMTSVRLGTWKCAPGQQAVLAALDCGYRHIDCAAAYGNEQGVGEALAVRVGPGKALRHKEVFVTSKLWNTKHDPEDVEEACRTSLVHLVHLVHLSYLDLYLMHWPMAFQRGKELMPRQEDGXICYSDTHYRDTWAAVESLVDKGLVKAIGLSNFNARQVDDIIRMAKHAPLVNQVECHPYLSQADLLSHCWSVAVCVTAYSPLGSGDRPWASPDEPSLLQDPQLGGIAQRYQKTPAQIICRWHVQRGVVCIPKSVTPSRIQQNLQLFDFSLSEDDMKLIESFNRNKRFIIPTVEMRMARVCRDAGHPHFPFHDPY, encoded by the exons ATGAGCACCTTCGTTTCTCTCTCGACAGGGCAGAGGATGACCTCGGTCAGACTAGGCACATGGAAGTGCGCTCCTGGACAG CAGGCAGTGTTGGCAGCTTTAGACTGCGGGTATAGACACATTGACTGTGCTGCTGCGTATGGCAATGAACAGGGGGTGGGAGAGGCTCTGGCTGTCAGGGTCGGTCCTGGGAAG GCTCTGCGTCATAAGGAAGTTTTTGTAACATCTAAACTGTGGAACACCAAACATGACCCAGAGGATGTGGAGGAAGCATGCAGGACCAGTCTGGTCCACCTGGTCCACCTGGTCCATCTGTCCTATTTGGACCTGTACCTTATGCACTGGCCCATGGCATTCCA GCGGGGAAAGGAGCTGATGCCTCGACAGGAAGATG AGATTTGTTACTCTGACACACACTACAGAGATACTTGGGCAGCTGTGGAGAGCCTTGTGGACAAAGGTCTGGTCAAAGCGATAGGGCTGTCCAACTTCAACGCCAGGCAggttgatgacatcatcagaaTGGCCAAACATGCACCTCTGGTGAACCAG GTGGAATGCCATCCTTATTTGTCTCAAGCAGATCTCCTGTCTCACTGTTG GTCAGTGGCAGTTTGTGTGACAGCCTACAGTCCTCTAGGCAGCGGGGACAGACCCTGGGCCTCTCCTGATGAACCAAGTCTGCTCCAGGATCCTCAACTGGGAGGTATCGCCCAGAGATACCAGAAAACACCAGCCCAGATCATCT GCAGGTGGCATGTGCAGAGGGGAGTTGTGTGTATCCCGAAAAGCGTGACGCCCTCCAGGATCCAGCAGAACTTGCAACTATTTGATTTTTCCCTGTCAGAAGACGACATGAAGCTGATCGAATCATTCAACCGCAACAAGCGCTTCATCATCCCAACAGTCGAAATGA GGATGGCAAGAGTGTGTAGAGATGCAGGACATCCTCATTTCCCCTTCCATGATCCTTACTAG
- the dnajb5 gene encoding dnaJ homolog subfamily B member 5: protein MGKDYYKTLGIPKGSNEEEIKKAYRRMALRFHPDKNKDANAEEKFKEIAEAYEVLSDPKKRVVYDQLGEEGLKTGGSSSSGAPGSSTYHYTFHGDPHATFASFFGGSNPFDMFFGSNRSHSRSNGFSFHNDHDTEQDMDVDEDDPFAHFGRQFGFPGGMNNGFPGEGRRRRGAPSERLGTGRKQQDPPVVHELKVSLEEIFHGCTKRMKITRRRLNPDGRSMRTEDKILNIVIKKGWKEGTKITFPKEGDETPENIPADIAFVLKDKGHPHFKRDGSNIIYNCKISLKEALCGCTVSIPTLENRIISLPCHDIIKPGTVKRLRGEGLPFPKNPSQRGDLIVDFSVRFPDRIPPQSREIIRQHLPQS, encoded by the exons ATGGGGAAGGACTACTACAAGACCCTGGGCATCCCCAAGGGCTCCAACGAGGAGGAGATCAAAAAGGCCTACCGGCGCATGGCACTGCGCTTCCACCCTGACAAGAACAAAGATGCAAATGCTGAGGAGAAGTTCAAGGAGATTGCGGAGGCCTATGAGGTACTCAGCGACCCCAAGAAGAGGGTCGTCTACGATCAGCTAGGAGAGGAAG gaTTGAAGACAGGAGGCAGCAGCTCTTCAGGTGCCCCTGGCAGCTCAACATACCACTACACCTTCCATGGAGACCCCCACGCCACCTTCGCCTCCTTTTTTGGTGGCTCCAACCCCTTCGACATGTTTTTTGGCTCCAACCGCAGCCACAGCCGCTCCAATGGTTTCTCGTTCCACAATGACCACGACACAGAGCAGGACATGGATGTAGATGAGGATGACCCCTTCGCTCATTTTGGGAGACAGTTTGGCTTTCCAGGGGGGATGAACAACGGCTTCCCAGGGGAGGGCCGCAGGAGGAGGGGGGCGCCGTCAGAGCGCCTGGGCACTGGGCGAAAGCAACAGGACCCTCCAGTGGTCCACGAGCTGAAGGTCTCACTGGAGGAGATCTTCCACGGCTGCACCAAGCGCATGAAGATCACCCGCCGCAGGTTGAACCCGGATGGGCGGAGCATGAGGACAGAGGACAAGATCCTCAACATAGTCATCAAGAAGGGCTGGAAGGAGGGAACCAAGATCACCTTCCCAAAGGAAGGGGACGAGACCCCTGAGAACATTCCTGCCGACATAGCCTTTGTGCTTAAAGACAAAGGGCACCCCCACTTCAAGAGAGACGGTTCCAATATAATTTATAACTGCAAGATCAGTCTAAAAGAG GCATTGTGTGGCTGCACAGTTAGCATTCCCACTCTGGAAAACCGCATCATATCGCTCCCCTGTCATGACATCATCAAGCCAGGGACGGTGAAGCGACTCAGAGGGGAAGGCCTGCCTTTTCCCAAGAACCCGTCACAGCGCGGTGACCTTATTGTGGACTTTTCTGTCCGTTTTCCTGACAGGATCCCCCCTCAGTCTAGAGAGATTATCAGACAACACCTCCCCCAGTCATAG